Proteins encoded together in one Juglans regia cultivar Chandler chromosome 9, Walnut 2.0, whole genome shotgun sequence window:
- the LOC108984283 gene encoding protein DEHYDRATION-INDUCED 19 homolog 6-like, translating to MDVDFRGFSVKHFSTVQAARIDTDSHLLFDDSDVEDDARACFPCPFCYVDIELSVLCSHLQEDHCFDLKNAVCPLCAANLGKDVIGHFIVQHASSLMRRRKSEKSGFWTGNAAVLGKILPTGGLGDKHDSAPDPVLALFINSRPLFDPQSIQQDECLRDEASDASDLKSTGPSSLDEGCEQDIEERRQKAAFVQQLIMSTIF from the exons ATGGACGTTGACTTCAGGGGTTTCTCTGTCAAGCATTTTTCTACTGTCCAAGCTGCGCGCATTGACACtg ATAGTCACTTATTATTCGACGATTCAGATGTGGAGGATGATGCAAGAGCTTGTTTTCCATGTCCCTTTTGTTATGTAGACATTGAGTTATCTGTGCTCTGTAGCCATTTGCAAGAAGATCACTGCTTTGACTTGAAAAATGCA GTTTGTCCTCTGTGTGCGGCAAATCTTGGGAAAGATGTGATTGGGCATTTTATAGTGCAGCATGCAAGCTCACTAATG CGGAGGAGAAAATCTGAGAAATCTGGCTTCTGGACTGGTAATGCAGCAGTTCTTGGCAAAATTCTTCCGACTGGTGGTCTGGGAGACAAACATGATTCTGCACCTGATCCAGTCCTTGCATTGTTTATCAACAGTAGGCCTTTGTTCGACCCTCAAAGTATCCAGCAAGATGAATGTCTCAGAGATGAAGCCTCTGATGCTTCTGATTTGAAAAG CACCGGGCCATCTTCGCTAGATGAAGGTTGTGAACAGGATATTGAAGAGAGAAGGCAGAAAGCAGCTTTTGTTCAACAGCTGATCATGTCCACCATTTTCTAA
- the LOC108984280 gene encoding elongation factor Tu, chloroplastic, producing the protein MAISSATAAAASAASKLTYPCATPPTPTTSSLTFYPKSTSKLSKPTTVSQLSSSFLNPSTILHLTPSSTATHHRRTFTVRAARGKFERKKPHVNIGTIGHVDHGKTTLTAALTMALASLGGSAPKKYDEIDAAPEERARGITINTATVEYETENRHYAHVDCPGHADYVKNMITGAAQMDGAILVVSGADGPMPQTKEHILLAKQVGVPNMVVFLNKQDQVDDEELLQLVELEVRELLSSYEFPGDDVPIISGSALLALEALMANPSLKRGDNEWVDKIYELMDSVDSYIPIPQRQTDLPFLLAVEDVFSITGRGTVATGRVERGTVKVGETVDIVGLRDTRNTTVTGVEMFQKILDEALAGDNVGLLLRGVQKADIQRGMVLAKPGSITPHTKFLAIVYVLKKEEGGRHSPFFAGYRPQFYMRTTDVTGKVTSIMNDKDEESKMVMPGDRVKMVVELIMPVACEQGMRFAIREGGKTVGAGVIQSIIE; encoded by the coding sequence ATGGCTATTTCCTCTGCAACAGCCGCAGCAGCCTCCGCTGCCTCGAAACTCACATACCCATGTGCCACACCGCCCACCCCGACCACTTCTTCCCTTACATTCTACCCCAAATCCACTTCCAAACTAAGCAAACCCACCACCGTTTCCCAACTTTCCTCCTCTTTCCTCAACCCCTCTACCATCCTCCACCTGACTCCTTCCTCCACCGCCACACATCACCGCCGCACTTTCACCGTCCGAGCCGCCCGGGGTAAATTCGAGCGCAAGAAGCCCCACGTCAACATCGGAACCATTGGCCACGTCGACCACGGCAAGACCACTCTCACCGCGGCGCTCACCATGGCTTTGGCCTCCCTCGGTGGCAGCGCACCCAAGAAGTACGACGAGATTGACGCCGCACCAGAAGAACGGGCTCGTGGAATCACTATCAACACTGCCACCGTCGAGTACGAGACCGAGAACCGCCACTACGCCCACGTGGACTGCCCCGGCCACGCCGATTACGTCAAGAACATGATCACCGGTGCCGCCCAGATGGACGGCGCAATTCTCGTTGTTTCCGGCGCCGACGGTCCAATGCCACAGACCAAGGAGCACATACTGTTGGCCAAGCAAGTGGGTGTACCGAACATGGTCGTGTTCTTGAACAAACAGGACCAGGTCGACGATGAGGAGCTCTTGCAGCTCGTGGAATTGGAGGTGCGTGAGTTGCTTTCCTCTTATGAATTCCCCGGTGATGATGTGCCTATTATTTCTGGTTCTGCTTTGTTAGCTTTGGAGGCTTTAATGGCCAATCCTAGTCTTAAACGCGGCGACAACGAATGGGTTGATAAGATTTATGAACTTATGGATTCGGTGGATAGTTACATACCAATCCCACAAAGGCAAACGGATCTACCGTTTTTGCTTGCTGTTGAAGATGTGTTTTCGATTACCGGTCGTGGAACTGTGGCCACCGGCCGTGTCGAGAGGGGTACGGTTAAGGTTGGAGAAACTGTGGATATTGTGGGTTTGAGGGACACAAGGAATACTACTGTAACTGGTGTGGAAATGTTTCAGAAGATTCTTGATGAGGCTTTGGCTGGGGATAATGTGGGGTTGTTGCTTAGAGGTGTTCAGAAGGCTGATATACAGAGAGGGATGGTTTTGGCTAAGCCCGGCTCCATTACCCCACATACTAAGTTTCTTGCCATTGTGTATGTGTTGAAGAAGGAAGAGGGTGGTAGGCATTCGCCCTTTTTTGCTGGTTataggccacagttttacatgAGAACTACGGATGTGACTGGCAAGGTGACTTCGATTATGAATGATAAGGATGAGGAGTCTAAGATGGTTATGCCTGGCGATCGTGTGAAGATGGTTGTGGAACTCATTATGCCTGTGGCTTGTGAACAAGGAATGAGGTTTGCTATCAGAGAAGGAGGAAAGACTGTTGGTGCTGGTGTTATTCAGTCCATCATTGAGTGA